Sequence from the Corallococcus sp. EGB genome:
ATCCACCGCATCGCCGCCATCGTCCTCGTGGGACTCACCGCGTGCGGCGGCTGCCAGAAGACAGACGCCGAACGCGCCGCGAAGGAGCGCGCGGAGATCGACCAGCGCCTTCGTGACTCCATCGCGCTCGTACCCTACCGCGCGCTCAAGCTCACCGTGCGCGCGGACGGGGACCCCAAGGCCCCGGAGGAGGTCGCCCTCCTCTGGAAGGCCCTGGCCGAAACGCGCTCGCTGCCGGACAAGCCTCTCACCGACGAAGCGACGCGCGCGGCGGCCCGCACGTACCTGGACCTGGGCATCGCCTTCTACAAGGCGCGCAAGACCCTCCAGACGCGCGACGAGGACGAGTTCCCCCTCCTGTGGAACCGGTGGGCCTCCGGCAAGCCCCCGCCGCTGCCGTCCTACGACGCGGGCCAGGAGCACGCCGCCCTCGCCGCTGTCCTGCTGGCGCTGGACATCACGGAGAAGTCGGACCGCGTCCCGGCCACGGAGCTCGTCTTCTATGAACTGTCGCGCGCCACGCCCGCCCCCACCTGGCCCGCGCCCCTGCGCGCCGCGGTGCAGGCGAGCCGGGGCGTCTCCTTCTGCCTGGCGGGCTACCACTACGCCGCCGAGGAGGAATTGACCGGCTTCCTCACCGAGACGGAGCGCCTGCCACCCGAAGCCTTCCCCTCCATCCAGCAGGGCACGCCCGCGCAATCGCGGGAGGCCTTGCTCGCGACCGGGCACTTCCTGCGCGCGTGGAACCGCATGGGCCTGAAGCGCGAGCGCGCCGCCGAGGACGACATCGAGCAGGGGCTGCGCGCGCTCCAGTCGCTGGGCGTGGAGAACGAGCTGACGTGGTGGGGCTGGGCCTTCATCCACACGCGTCGAGGACGCTACGAGGAGGCCGCGGCGTCGCTCGACAAGCTCGCCGCCAGCCCCTACCTGGAGGAGGCGGAGCGACGCGAGGTGCACGACACCGCGGAGTCCCTGCGCAAGCACGGCGACAGCCTGCCGCTGTTCCTGCAGACAGGCGCGACGCTGCTCCTGGGCCGGACGCTGCTCGCGCGAGCCGGAGGTCTGGAGCACGTGCTCACCGTGCTGCTGGGCCCGGAGCGGACGAAGCAGCTCTACGCCCCGCTCGTCTGGATGGACCGCGTGCGCCAACGCACGGCGCGGCTCTCTCCGGAGCAGCTGGCCCAGGGCGCGGGCGAGACCCTCGACCGGGCCCGTGAAGCGGGCGACCGCGGCTGGAAGGCGCTCCAGGAACGAGTGAACAGGGCCACCGCCCAGGACACCCCACCGTGAATCCAGCGTGCGACGCCTGCCTCGACGACCCTTCCGGTATATTCGGTTTTACAACCTTCTCATGGAGGAGTCTGAGATGAAGCGTTTCCTGTTCGCTGCGATGGCGGTGCTGGGCCTTCAGACCGTGGCATGTGGAGGGCCGATGGAGGCGGAGGAGGCGCTCCAGCCACAAGAAGGCTCCGAGGTCACGGCCATGGCCGTCTGCACGGCGTCGTGTCCTGGCGGGACGTCGGTGTCCTGCTCGGGCAATCACTGCGAGGCGGTGGAGGGCCAGGCGGTGAAGTGCGACGGGCAGTGGACGAACTGTCCGTCGCCGCAGACGGTGACCTTCTACTGCGAGGCGAACAACACGGTCCTGAGCTGCACGGGCCTCAACGCCCACATGCTCCAGCCGCTGAACTCCAAGGTGTGCGGCGGCGTGTCCTGCAATGGCCAGGACACCTATTGCCCGGCCTTCACCGACGCGCGCGAGTGCTTCTGAGCCATCGCCGGCATCACGGAGCCGCCGCTTCGCCCAGCGCCTTCACGGGGTAGTGGCCCGGGGAGGCGCGAAAGCGGCGCTCCAGCGCGCCGGGCTCGAGCACGCCCCGTTCGAAGAGCCCCAGCAGGAAGGCCTCGTAGGTCCCTCCCCGTGAGGGGCCCGCGCGCTTCAGCTCCTCGTAGAGCACGAAGGCCAGGACGTGCAGGCCGTCATCGTGGTCGCGGAAGAACTCCGCCCCCGTGAGCGGCCGGCCGTCCCGGTCGCGCAGCAGGCCCTCCCGCTCGCTGACGTAGACGTCGATGGCCTCCGCGCAGTCCTCCTCCGTCAGGCCCCGCGCCGTGGTGTAGCCGAACGCGGGATCATGCTCGCGCAGGAGCCGCTGGAAGTAGGGGTCCGCCTCCAGCGCGGTCAGCTTCGCGTCCAATGCACCCTCGCGCGTGAACGGCGGATGCAACAGCTCATGCACCGCCGTCTTCACGGTGACATCCGCCGGATAGGTCGCGTCCGTGAGGAAGTTCCACCCCGTCACCCGGATGCCGTGCGGCTTCGCGAACTTCAGGACGTGCGCGCTCAACGCCGGCACCTGGAGCTCCCGCCCCAGCACCGCTTCGTCCCAGCCCACCACGTCGTGCGGCGCCACCCGCTCCGCCAGCCCCGCGATGGCCTGCTCCACCTGCGGCAGGTACTCCGTCCTCCAGATGCGCGGGAACTCCACGCGCTTCAGGAACGCCAGCAGGACGCCCAGGTCCTCCCGCACGTCCTCCATCTCCGCGAAGCCGTCCTCCCGACCATATGACGTAGCCAGGAAGTCCTCCCGCATCCGGCGCCACGCGGCGTCATCCGCCACCGTCCGCGCCAGGTCCTGCACCGTGGAGGGTCCCGTGACGGAGAAGACCAGCGTCAGGAACGGCCCCACCATCTTCCCGCCCCGCTTCGCCATGCGCTCGGTGAGGTGCGCGAGCGCCGCCCGCTCCCGTGCGTCCAACAGCGCGGAGAAGCGCTGGAACTCAGCGGGATGGAAGCGCGTGTAGAACGCATCGCCGCGCAGCACGTTCACCAGGCACAGCGCGTCGTAGGCCTCGGACGGCCGCAGCACCCACTGCGTGCGCCCGGAGCCCACGCGACGCACGGCCGGCTCCGAAGACACAGGGGCGGGCCGGGAGCCCGCGCAGGCGGTCCACATCAGCGCCGCGAACAGGGCCACGGCGCGGCGCAAGGAAGACGATTCCAGGGTCATGCCCGGCAGATAGGACCAACCGCCTGGCGCCGTCTTGGACGAAACCTACCGCGTGGAACCGGATGCACGTCCCGCCATCCGCCGGTACTCCGCCGGGGTGACGTGCAGGCGGCGGCGGAACTCGCGCGTCAGGTGGCTCTGGTCGCAGTAACCCGCCTCCAGCGCGATGTCGCCCAGCGGCTGCTGCGTCTCGCGCAGCGCCCGGCTCGCGCGCTCCAGCCGGGACCGCCGCAGGTACTCCGCCGGACTGCACCGCCAGGCCTGGCGAAAGGCCCGCCCCAGGCGCAGCGGGCTCACCCCCACCTCCCGAGCCAGCGCCGCGAGCGTGGGCGGCGGCCCTCTCACCGCGTCCAGCAGCTCCCGGGCTCGCCCCAACCACGGAGGGACACCGGACTCCCGCGGAGGGGCCGACGCACGCACCGCCTCCGCCAGCAGCTCCAGCGTCAGCCCTTCGATGGCCAGCGCCGCCACGTCGTCCGCGCGCCGGAACTCCTGGTACACGCGCGCCCCCAGCGCGGACAGCCGCGCCGACGTCAGGTCCACCCGCGGATCCAACCCCGAGGCGAGCGCGCTCCGCGACCGCCAGGACTCCTCGGAGAAGTCGATGTTGAAGGTGCGCGTGCGCACGTCCCGGATGCGCTGCGCGTGCTCCAGCCCGGGCGCCTGGAAGGCGACCGACCGGGCCGGACACTCCCGCGCGCGGCCCTCCACCACGTCCGTGAAGCCTCCTTCCAGCGTCAGCCGGAAGCCCGCGTGCCGGTCCTGGTGGGACGGGAGCCGGACACCCGGCGCGTAAGTGCTCTCCGTGAGCACGAGCCCCGCCACCTCCACACGCTGGAGGGGCGTACCCAGATAACGGCCGAGGTCGAGGACGCGCGCGGAAGGGCTCACACCCCTTCTTTGCATCGTCCAGGGGGGCCATTGCATCCCCGGACGTTGATTCCGCCCTGTCCCCGCCGGGCCTGACGCAATCCCCCCGGCCCCACGCGCCGCGCCAGGCCCTCCCCTGCTGCCGCAAGGGCGGCACCGCCTCCGTGCCCGGCGCCTACGTGGGCTTCCTGGACAAGGTCCCCATGGGCGCCTTCGTCAACAAGGGCCGGACCATGAAGACGGGCCAGCCGCACACCCACCGCGCGAAGCTGTCGGACGGCCCCGCCCTCTACAAGCAGTTCCGCGACAAGGAGGATTTCTGCATCAAGGTCGTGATGACGCCGCAGCCCGTTCAGGCCTGGCCCGTCAGCCGGTAGTACGCGTGCGGGCGGTGCCAGCGGATGAACGCGCGCGCCAGCGGGTTCATGCCCCACTGGATGGGCACCGGATCCACGACGAAGCCCAGCTCGTCCTTGAACTGCTCCAGTTGGGCCGCTTCGCGCGTATGCAGCCCGCCCACCAGCGTCTTCGCCCCCAGCCGGCGGCAGAGCTGCGCGAACTCGTAGATGAGGCCGGTGGAGATGTTCGTGGGCAGCGCCCACGTCGCGTAATAGGCGCTGAAGCCATACGCGATGCCATCCACGATGTACCCGTCCAGGTAGCCTCCCAGCTTGTCGTCCACCAGCCCCGCCAGCACGCACCAGTGGTCGGACATGAAGTACTGCCGGAGGTTCTTGAGGTACTCGTCCAGCGTGGGGACCTTCTTGTGCTGCGTGCGCGTCAGGGCATCACGGACCACGGGGTAGCCCTGCTCCAGGAGCAGCGACGGCCCCGTGAGCTGGACGATGCGCACCGTGCGCTGGCACTTGCGCAGCTTGCTGCGCCGGTTCGAGTGGAGCCGGCCCATGTCATACGTGTCCAGGTCCTTCAGCCGCACCACGGGAACCCTGCCGGTGGCGACGTTCGCCGTCTCCGGCGTCAGCGCCGCGCGGTAGCCCCAGGCCAGCGGCGTGGGCGGCGTGGCCTCGTCCGGCGTCAGCCGCGCCAGCAGGTGCACCGGCTGGAAGAAGCCGGGCGCGCCGGACTGCTCCCAGAAATGCCCCCGGTGGGCGATGACGCGAACGCCCTCTTCGCGCCGGCACTCGGCGAGCTCCCGCTCCGTGAGACACGTGAAGCGGGCCTCCGCGACATCGCGGAGCTGGGGAAGTGACAGGACCATGGGCACCCCTCCACCAACCTCTCGGAAACGTCAGGAACGCGGCGCCCGGTACGCCGGGAAGAAGCCCTCGCCCGCGTGCCCCTGGGACAGCTGCGCGTAGGCCACCGGGTCGCAGATGAGGTCGTGCGTGTAGAAGTGGGACGTCGCGTTGGCGAAGCCGCGCTTGAACCGCTCGATGCCGTCCCCCGGGCGCACGCCGCCGCCCAGGTGCACGCAGGCATCCAGCTTCGCCGCCAGCTCCACCATCAGCGGGAACTCGTTCTTCGCCGGCGAGTGCACCAGGTGCGCGTCCACCGTGCCGCCAAGGAAGTTGTGCAACAACCCGTCGCTCAGCACCACCAGCGCGGCGGAGGCCACCGTCCCGTCCGGCGCGAGCGTCGTCACCAGCCACGCCAGGGGACTGGTGAAGACCTCCGCGAACCAGTCGTCGGTGAAGTAGTACCGCCCCCCGGCCTGGTTGCGGGCCATGGTCTGCCGGTAGATGGACTTGAGCGCCTCGCGCTGCTCCCGCGTGG
This genomic interval carries:
- a CDS encoding GNAT family N-acetyltransferase — translated: MTHSLVVEDGEGRGLRVPLIVRPIEGTHYRDAVSPYGFPGAELSGLSGVPVDGIDWRGTELVSIFLRDRIGGPYCFSGGHLRSEVCLIDPKRPVKFRSDHGADIRRNSRRGYLSSVVPARDSTREQREALKSIYRQTMARNQAGGRYYFTDDWFAEVFTSPLAWLVTTLAPDGTVASAALVVLSDGLLHNFLGGTVDAHLVHSPAKNEFPLMVELAAKLDACVHLGGGVRPGDGIERFKRGFANATSHFYTHDLICDPVAYAQLSQGHAGEGFFPAYRAPRS
- a CDS encoding helix-turn-helix transcriptional regulator, coding for MSPSARVLDLGRYLGTPLQRVEVAGLVLTESTYAPGVRLPSHQDRHAGFRLTLEGGFTDVVEGRARECPARSVAFQAPGLEHAQRIRDVRTRTFNIDFSEESWRSRSALASGLDPRVDLTSARLSALGARVYQEFRRADDVAALAIEGLTLELLAEAVRASAPPRESGVPPWLGRARELLDAVRGPPPTLAALAREVGVSPLRLGRAFRQAWRCSPAEYLRRSRLERASRALRETQQPLGDIALEAGYCDQSHLTREFRRRLHVTPAEYRRMAGRASGSTR